In Kribbella amoyensis, the genomic stretch TCGGGCGGCCCGTACTCCTTGGGGTTCTCCTCGAGGTACGTGTAGAACCCGTGCATCGTCTCGGCCCGCAGGAAGAACCCGGCCCGCTTGGCCCCGACCCCACGAGTCAGCTGCAGTTCGCCGGCGAGAGGTGACTCGGTTGCCCGGGTGGTGAGCCGGGCTCCGGTGGATCCGCCCTCGGGCGACATGCCGTACGCGACCGCGATGCCCTCGACCAGGGTGGATTTGCCGCTGCCGTTCTCGCCGACGAGGAAGGTGACGCCGGGGGCCAGGTCCAGGCCGTCGGTGAGGACCTGGCGGACCGCTGGGATGGTGTGTGGCCAGTAGGTGGACGGACGAATGCCCTCCGCCGCGGTGACCCGTCGTACGGGGTGGTCGGCGAAGGGCATTCGGTCAGCCTCGGACAGCCTGGATCAGTCGTCCTCGTCGTCGAGTCTCGCGAGCCAGGTCGCGAAGCGCTCGATCGGGGTCTCGAACTCGGGGTTCAGGTCGACGAACTCGCGCAGCCGTTCGGCCACCCAGGCCAGCGAGACCTCCTCCTCGCCTCGCCGGCCCTCGAGTTCCTCGATCCCTCGGTCGGTGAAGTACACGTCAGCTGAACGCCTGCTTCAGCAGCGTCTGCTGCTCGGCCGTGTGCACGCCCATCGAACCGACCGACGGCGCCGACATGGCCGGCCGGGACACCCGGTAGAACGGCTTGCCGCCGAGGTGCTCGGTCAGGTTCAGCGCCATGAACGGCCACGGACCCTGGTTCGCCGGCTCGTCCTGGACCCAGCGGACCTCGGTGGCGTTCGGGTACTTCGCCAGCTCGGCCTTGATCTCCTCGGCCGGCAGCGGGTACAGCTGCTCGACCCGGATGATCGCGGAGCTGATCTTGTCCGGCTCCACCTTCTTCCGCTCGGCCAGCAGGTCGTACGAGACCCGGCCGGACGCGAGCAGGAGCCGCTCGACCGCACCGGGGTTCGCCTCGGCCTCGGGGTCGCTCAGGATCGGCCGGAACGTGCCGTGGGTGAGCTCCTCCGGCTGCGACACCGCCTCCTTGCGCCGGAGCAGCTGCTTCGGCGTGAAGACGATCATCGGGTTGTGCTCCTCCTGCAGCGTGTGCCGCCGGAGCAGGTGGAAGTACGACGCCGGCGTCGACGGCTGAGCCACCGTCATCGCGTTCTCCGCGCAGAGCGAGAGGAACCGCTCGATCCGGGCCGAGGAGTGGTCCGGGCCCTGGCCCTCGTACCCGTGCGGCAGCAGCAGCACGACGCCCGACTTCTGGCCCCACTTCGCCTCACCGGACGAGATGTACTCGTCGATGATCGACTGGGCGCCGTTGACGAAGTCGCCGAACTGCGCCTCCCACAGCACCAGCGCGTCCGGCCGGGCCACGGAGTACCCGTACTCGAAGCCGAGCGCGGCGTACTCGCTGAGCAGCGAGTCGTAGACGTGGAAGTTCGCCTGGTCCTCGTCCAGGTGCTGCAGCGGGACGTGGTCCGCGCCGTTGACCCGGTCGATGACCGCGGCGAACCTCTGGACGAACGTGCCGCGGCGGCTGTCCTGACCGGCGAGCCGGACCGGCCGCCCGGCCAGCAGCAGCGAACCGAACGCGGTCATCTCCGCGCTGGCCCAGTCGATCGGGCCCTGGGTGATCGCGGCCGCCCGGCGCTGCAGCTGCGGCAGCACCTTCGGGTGCGCGGTGAAGCCCTCCGGCAGCGTGGTGTACGCGTCGGCGATCTTCTTCAGCACCTCGGGCGTGGTCGCCGTGGCGTCCGGGCCCTCCGGCTTCTCCGGGTAGACCGGCACGGTCACGTACGGCGCCGGGTCCTCGGGCAGGTTCTTCGCCTCGCGGACCTCGGTGAAGACGCGCTCCAGCCGCTGCTGGAAGTCCCGCATCGCCTGCTCGGCCTCGTCGACGGTGATGTCGCCGCGGCCGATCAGGGCCTCGGTGTACAGCTTGCGGACGGACCGCTTCTGCTCGATCAGGTCGTACATCAGCGGCTGGGTGAAGCTCGGGTCGTCGCCCTCGTTGTGACCGCGGCGGCGGTAGCAGACCAGGTCGATGACGACGTCCTTGTTGAACGCCTGGCGGTACTCGAAGGCCAGGTCGGCGACCCGGACACAGGCCTCGGGGTCGTCGCCGTTCACGTGGAAGATCGGCGCCTGCACCATCCGCGCGACGTCGGTGCAGTACATCGACGAGCGGGACGAGGCCGGCGAGGTGGTGAACCCGACCTGGTTGTTGACGATCACGTGGATCGTGCCGCCGGTGCGGTAGCCGCGCAGCTGGGACAGGTTCAGCGTCTCGGCCACGACGCCCTGGCCCGCGAAGGCCGCGTCACCGTGGACGAGGACCGGCAGCACCGGGAACACGACGCCCTGGTCGAGGATGTCCTGCTTGGCCCGGGCGATGCCCTCGAGGACCGGGTCGACGGTCTCGAGGTGCGACGGGTTCGCCGCCACCGACACCTTGATCCGGTCACCGAACTCGGAGACGAACTCGCCCTCCGCGCCCAGGTGGTACTTCACGTCGCCGGAGCCCTGCACCGTCCGCGGGTCGATGTTGCCGTCGAACTCGCGGAAGATCTGGCCGTACGACTTGCCGACGATGTTGGCCAGCACGTTCAGCCGGCCGCGGTGCGCCATGCCGATGACGACCTCGTCCAGCCCGGCGCCGGCGGCCTCCTCGCAGATCTCGTCGAGCAGCGGGATCGTGGTCTCGCCGCCTTCCAGCGAGAACCGCTTCTGGCCGACGTACTTGGTCTGCAGGAAGGTCTCGAACGCCTCGGCCTCGTTCAGCTTGGCCAGGATCCGCAGCTGCTCCTCGCGCGGCGGCTTCGTGTGCGGCCGCTCGATCCGCTCCTGCAGCCACTTGCGCTGCTCGGGGTCCTGGATGTGCATGTACTCGATACCGGTGGTGCGGCAGTACGAGTCGCGCAGGATGCCGAGGATCTCGCGCAGCTTCATGAACCGGCGGTCAGTCGCTGCGCCGAACGAGCCGGTCGCGAACTCGCGGTCCAGGTCCCACAGGGTCAGCCCGTGGGTGGCCACGTCCAGGTCCGGGTGGCTGCGCTGCTTGTACTCCAGCGGGTCGGTGTCGGCCATGATGTGGCCGCGGACCCGGTACGCGTGGATCAGCTCGAGGATCCGGGCCTGCTTGCTGATGTCCTCCTCGTGGCTGTGCGGGAGGTCGGCGGCCCAGCGGATCGGCTCGTACGGGATCCGCAGCGACTGGAAGATCTCGTCGTAGAAGCCCTCCTCGCCGAGCAGCAGCTTGTGCAGCCGGCGCAGGAACTCGCCCGACTGGGCGCCCTGGATGATCCGGTGGTCGTAGGTCGAGGTCAGCGTCATCACCTTGCTGACCGCGAGCTTGGCCATCGTCTCCTCGGCCGCGCCCTGGTACGCCGGCGGGTACTCCATCGCGCCGACGCCGATGATGCAGCCCTGGCCGGTCATCAGCCGCGGCACCGAGTGCTGGGTACCGATCGTGCCGGGGTTGGTCAGGCTGATCGTGGTGCCCTGGAAGTCGGGCAGCGCGAGCTTGTTGTCCCGGGCCCGGCGGACGATGTCCTCGTAGGCCATCCAGAACTCGGCGAAATTCATCGTCTCGGCGGCCTTGATCGACGGCACCAGCAGCTGCCGGGTACCGTCCGGCTTCTGCATGTCGATGGCCAGGCCGAGGTTGATGTGCTGCGGCTGGACCAGGGTCGGCTTGCCCTCGGTCTCGTCGTACGACGCGTTCATCTCCGGCAGCGTCTTCAGCGCCTTCACCAGCGCCCAGCCGATCAGGTGGGTGAAGGAGACCTTGCCGCCGCGGGCGCGCTTGAGGTGGTTGTTGATGACGATCCGGTTGTCGATCAGCAACTTGACCGGGACCTGGCGGACGCTCGTCGCCGTGGGGACCGTGAGGCTGGTCTCCATGTTCTGCGCGGTCCGCGCGGGCGCGCCGCGGAGGATCTGCCGCTCGGAGTCGGCGCTGGTCGCGGGCGCCGGCTTCGGCTTCGCGCTGGGCGGTTGGTTCACCGTTCCTCCGGTCGGGGCGCCGGCGGCGGCCTTGTCGGCCGGCGCGGCGGGCTGGGTCTGCTTGGCCGGGGTGGCCGCCGCGGCGGGAGCCGGCGCTGCCGGGGCCGGTGCTGCCGGGGCCGGGGCGTTGGCGGCGGCGCGGGCGGCGGGCCGGCTCGCGGCGGGCGCGGTGGCCGCGGTGCCGCGACTCGGTGCCTCGGGCGTCTTGTTGTCGGACACCGCATCGGGACGGGGAGCGTCGGCCTTCGCCTTCGCGTCACCCGGGCTGTCCCCCTGGAGATTGTTTCCCTCGAAGTAGGTCCGCCACGCCGGCTCGACCGACTTCGGATCCTGGAGGTACTTCTCGTACAGCTCGTCGACCAGCCATTCGTTCGCGCCGAAGGCTGCAAGGGGATTCGTGTCTGATGGCTCGGTGGCCACTTGGCAGTTCGCCTCTTCCGATTTCTGCGGGTCAGATACCACTGTGATGAACGCTGAAGTTATGGGGGTGGTCCCCGAGGGCAAGGCTAATAGCACCGGCAAGTCACTGACAGCCCGGGATCACCGGACCAGTGTGTCGAGTGG encodes the following:
- a CDS encoding DUF6104 family protein; its protein translation is MYFTDRGIEELEGRRGEEEVSLAWVAERLREFVDLNPEFETPIERFATWLARLDDEDD
- a CDS encoding multifunctional oxoglutarate decarboxylase/oxoglutarate dehydrogenase thiamine pyrophosphate-binding subunit/dihydrolipoyllysine-residue succinyltransferase subunit, producing MATEPSDTNPLAAFGANEWLVDELYEKYLQDPKSVEPAWRTYFEGNNLQGDSPGDAKAKADAPRPDAVSDNKTPEAPSRGTAATAPAASRPAARAAANAPAPAAPAPAAPAPAAAATPAKQTQPAAPADKAAAGAPTGGTVNQPPSAKPKPAPATSADSERQILRGAPARTAQNMETSLTVPTATSVRQVPVKLLIDNRIVINNHLKRARGGKVSFTHLIGWALVKALKTLPEMNASYDETEGKPTLVQPQHINLGLAIDMQKPDGTRQLLVPSIKAAETMNFAEFWMAYEDIVRRARDNKLALPDFQGTTISLTNPGTIGTQHSVPRLMTGQGCIIGVGAMEYPPAYQGAAEETMAKLAVSKVMTLTSTYDHRIIQGAQSGEFLRRLHKLLLGEEGFYDEIFQSLRIPYEPIRWAADLPHSHEEDISKQARILELIHAYRVRGHIMADTDPLEYKQRSHPDLDVATHGLTLWDLDREFATGSFGAATDRRFMKLREILGILRDSYCRTTGIEYMHIQDPEQRKWLQERIERPHTKPPREEQLRILAKLNEAEAFETFLQTKYVGQKRFSLEGGETTIPLLDEICEEAAGAGLDEVVIGMAHRGRLNVLANIVGKSYGQIFREFDGNIDPRTVQGSGDVKYHLGAEGEFVSEFGDRIKVSVAANPSHLETVDPVLEGIARAKQDILDQGVVFPVLPVLVHGDAAFAGQGVVAETLNLSQLRGYRTGGTIHVIVNNQVGFTTSPASSRSSMYCTDVARMVQAPIFHVNGDDPEACVRVADLAFEYRQAFNKDVVIDLVCYRRRGHNEGDDPSFTQPLMYDLIEQKRSVRKLYTEALIGRGDITVDEAEQAMRDFQQRLERVFTEVREAKNLPEDPAPYVTVPVYPEKPEGPDATATTPEVLKKIADAYTTLPEGFTAHPKVLPQLQRRAAAITQGPIDWASAEMTAFGSLLLAGRPVRLAGQDSRRGTFVQRFAAVIDRVNGADHVPLQHLDEDQANFHVYDSLLSEYAALGFEYGYSVARPDALVLWEAQFGDFVNGAQSIIDEYISSGEAKWGQKSGVVLLLPHGYEGQGPDHSSARIERFLSLCAENAMTVAQPSTPASYFHLLRRHTLQEEHNPMIVFTPKQLLRRKEAVSQPEELTHGTFRPILSDPEAEANPGAVERLLLASGRVSYDLLAERKKVEPDKISSAIIRVEQLYPLPAEEIKAELAKYPNATEVRWVQDEPANQGPWPFMALNLTEHLGGKPFYRVSRPAMSAPSVGSMGVHTAEQQTLLKQAFS
- a CDS encoding AAA family ATPase, with amino-acid sequence MPFADHPVRRVTAAEGIRPSTYWPHTIPAVRQVLTDGLDLAPGVTFLVGENGSGKSTLVEGIAVAYGMSPEGGSTGARLTTRATESPLAGELQLTRGVGAKRAGFFLRAETMHGFYTYLEENPKEYGPPDPVFHEMSHGESFLTLISSRFDRRGFYCLDEPESALSFSSSLAVVGVLNQLAESGSQVLCATHSPVIAALPGARILEVGDWGLRESAWDDLELVQNWRAYLRQPEQYLRHVL